In one bacterium genomic region, the following are encoded:
- the rpsU gene encoding 30S ribosomal protein S21, whose translation MLQVERKEEESLESLIRRFNKKVTQSGLMTVARRKKFYEKPLTKRAEREIAIRKRIRKEQKTREAFAFRG comes from the coding sequence ATGTTACAAGTTGAACGCAAAGAAGAAGAATCATTAGAGAGTTTAATTCGTCGCTTTAATAAGAAAGTGACTCAGTCTGGATTGATGACAGTGGCTCGTCGGAAGAAATTCTATGAAAAGCCTCTTACTAAGCGGGCTGAGCGTGAGATTGCAATTCGCAAGCGTATTCGCAAAGAGCAAAAGACTCGAGAAGCTTTTGCTTTTCGGGGCTAA